Proteins encoded in a region of the Streptomyces sp. NBC_00513 genome:
- a CDS encoding Ku protein: protein MAVAARPVWAGNLSFGLVSLPVGLYTATDSHTIHFHQLQRGTSDRIRNRRVNERTGDEVELDDIVKGYDAGGEYVLLAQAAETIPSPGTLRNVAYEQNFDGHRALLFTPPAPGEQVLLQTRRGALIQDRFPDLVAAAIEQFPNGLVLDGELLVRDPAEGRLSFEALQRRAAARARGAAARAARTPAYFIVFDLLQADDIELPYRERRRRLEVLFAARGLGAPWTLCRMTTDLAKAREWLEPGRTSPASKAS from the coding sequence GTGGCGGTCGCGGCGCGTCCGGTATGGGCCGGGAATCTGTCGTTCGGGCTGGTCAGCCTGCCGGTGGGCTTGTACACGGCCACCGACAGCCACACGATCCACTTCCATCAGCTACAACGCGGTACCTCGGATCGGATCCGCAACCGTCGCGTGAACGAGCGCACCGGGGATGAGGTCGAGCTCGACGACATCGTGAAGGGCTACGACGCCGGCGGCGAGTACGTCCTGCTGGCGCAAGCCGCAGAGACGATCCCATCGCCGGGCACGTTGCGGAATGTGGCGTACGAGCAGAATTTCGACGGCCACCGGGCTCTGCTGTTCACCCCACCCGCCCCCGGCGAGCAGGTGCTGCTCCAGACAAGACGAGGCGCGCTCATCCAGGACCGCTTCCCCGACCTCGTCGCGGCCGCCATCGAGCAGTTCCCCAACGGCCTGGTCCTGGACGGCGAGCTCCTCGTCCGGGACCCCGCGGAAGGCCGACTGTCCTTCGAGGCGCTCCAGCGCCGGGCCGCCGCCCGCGCCCGCGGCGCCGCCGCCCGGGCGGCGCGAACCCCCGCCTATTTCATCGTCTTCGACCTTCTCCAGGCCGACGACATCGAGCTGCCCTATCGGGAGCGTCGCCGAAGGTTGGAGGTGCTGTTCGCCGCGCGCGGCCTGGGCGCACCGTGGACGCTGTGCCGGATGACCACCGACCTCGCGAAAGCCCGCGAGTGGCTGGAGCCTGGACGGACGTCTCCGGCGTCGAAGGCATCCTGA
- a CDS encoding TraR/DksA C4-type zinc finger protein, translating to MGDAPRHDHDEHGPPAVAVAQARLAADRADTLARTAALSRDFDAIVAANALVAVDDEHDPEGASTAFERAHVAALIAQALEHLAELDQAVERLERGEYGQCEHCGQTIPSERLEIRPAATTCVRCAQPDPRRPPRPA from the coding sequence ATGGGCGATGCACCCCGACACGACCATGACGAGCACGGCCCGCCCGCGGTCGCCGTGGCGCAGGCACGTCTTGCGGCCGATCGCGCCGACACCCTCGCACGCACCGCCGCGCTGAGCCGCGACTTCGACGCGATCGTCGCAGCGAACGCCCTGGTCGCCGTCGACGATGAGCACGACCCCGAGGGAGCCAGCACCGCCTTCGAACGAGCACACGTGGCAGCCCTGATCGCCCAGGCACTCGAACACCTCGCCGAACTGGACCAAGCCGTGGAACGCCTCGAACGAGGTGAGTACGGGCAATGCGAACACTGCGGCCAGACGATCCCATCCGAACGCCTGGAGATCCGCCCGGCAGCGACCACCTGCGTCCGCTGCGCCCAACCCGACCCGAGACGACCGCCACGCCCCGCCTGA
- a CDS encoding WD40 repeat domain-containing protein, with amino-acid sequence MQPVFSPDGRTLATASEDNTVRLWPLPIQAAHP; translated from the coding sequence GTGCAGCCGGTCTTCAGCCCCGACGGGCGGACGCTGGCCACCGCCAGTGAGGACAACACCGTCCGACTGTGGCCGCTCCCCATCCAGGCTGCTCACCCGTAG
- a CDS encoding TetR/AcrR family transcriptional regulator: MSSSPLSRGRPRDPRSHQAIIEAAAELLIDVGYAATSIGAVAARAGVGKDTIYRRWPGKAELVFEAVFTTTDDAPAPNTGTLAGDLTVLLQSLVDEFHAPAAAAALPGLLADFAADPELKARIRGDFLAPSKERLLILFERALLRGEIAAGTPVDLVLDTLAGAVFFHVGLVGEHPDQQLAAQLATVVAKGIEVR; this comes from the coding sequence ATGAGTTCCTCTCCGCTCTCCAGGGGGCGTCCCAGAGATCCCCGATCGCACCAGGCGATCATCGAGGCGGCGGCAGAGCTGTTGATCGATGTCGGCTACGCCGCAACATCGATCGGGGCGGTGGCCGCTCGGGCCGGTGTCGGCAAGGACACGATCTACCGGCGGTGGCCGGGCAAGGCGGAGTTGGTCTTCGAGGCCGTCTTCACGACCACCGATGACGCTCCGGCCCCGAACACCGGAACGCTGGCCGGGGATCTGACCGTACTGCTACAGAGCCTGGTCGACGAGTTCCATGCGCCTGCCGCAGCGGCGGCGCTCCCGGGGCTGCTCGCTGACTTCGCCGCCGATCCGGAACTGAAGGCACGCATCCGCGGCGACTTCCTGGCCCCCTCGAAGGAACGCCTGCTGATCCTCTTCGAACGGGCCTTGTTGCGAGGGGAGATCGCGGCCGGAACGCCTGTGGACCTGGTTCTGGACACGCTGGCAGGAGCCGTGTTCTTCCATGTGGGACTGGTCGGGGAGCACCCGGACCAGCAGCTGGCCGCACAGCTGGCCACTGTCGTGGCCAAAGGAATCGAGGTCCGATGA
- a CDS encoding IS110 family transposase, whose product MAILAEQVDGVIGVDTHRDTLAAAALSPIGAVLASTDSPANARGYRRLLDFAREHVPGRRCWALEGIGSYGAGLASFLSQAGEHVVEVCRPKRAANRGGRKTDMLDAIRAAKDALSTEHLIQPRLRGEREALRVLLATRQGAVLASTAAINQLKALIVSAPDDLRAELRKLKRPAQVTYCAQMRDRPAQDLEHRMTARALRSTAQRVQSLQAEAKDLEKEILTLIREIAPELLGLLGVGPITAAQILVSWSHQGRFRSEAAFASFAGVSPIPASSGLTNRHRLNRSGDRQLNRAMHTITLIRMRLDPATKAYVARRITEGKTPRDAQRCLKRVICRSIFKTLERAARPKIGSSEELTQAA is encoded by the coding sequence GTGGCCATCCTCGCAGAACAGGTCGACGGCGTCATCGGCGTCGATACCCACCGGGACACCCTCGCCGCAGCCGCTCTCAGCCCCATCGGGGCAGTCCTGGCCAGCACCGACTCCCCGGCCAACGCCCGCGGTTACCGTCGTCTGCTGGACTTTGCCCGCGAGCACGTCCCGGGACGCCGCTGCTGGGCTCTGGAAGGCATCGGCAGCTACGGCGCCGGACTCGCGTCCTTCCTCAGCCAGGCCGGCGAGCACGTCGTCGAGGTATGCCGGCCCAAGCGGGCCGCCAACCGGGGCGGACGAAAGACCGACATGCTCGACGCCATCCGCGCCGCAAAGGACGCCCTGTCCACCGAGCATCTGATCCAGCCCAGACTCCGTGGCGAGCGCGAGGCACTACGTGTCCTTCTCGCCACCCGCCAGGGGGCGGTCCTCGCTTCCACGGCCGCGATCAACCAGCTCAAGGCCCTGATCGTGTCCGCGCCCGACGACCTCCGCGCCGAGCTGCGGAAACTCAAGCGCCCGGCACAGGTCACCTACTGTGCCCAGATGCGGGACCGGCCCGCCCAGGACCTTGAGCACCGGATGACAGCACGCGCGCTTCGTTCCACCGCCCAGCGCGTCCAGTCCCTGCAGGCCGAGGCCAAAGACCTCGAGAAAGAGATCCTCACCCTGATCCGGGAGATCGCCCCAGAACTCCTTGGTCTGCTCGGCGTCGGACCGATCACCGCAGCTCAGATACTGGTCAGCTGGTCCCATCAGGGCCGGTTCCGCTCGGAAGCCGCTTTCGCATCCTTCGCCGGCGTCTCGCCAATCCCCGCCTCCTCTGGGCTCACCAACCGGCACCGGCTCAACCGGAGTGGAGACCGGCAGCTCAACCGCGCCATGCACACGATCACCTTGATCCGGATGCGGCTTGACCCCGCCACGAAGGCGTACGTCGCCCGCAGAATCACCGAGGGGAAGACCCCTCGCGACGCGCAGAGATGCCTCAAGCGAGTCATCTGCCGCTCGATCTTCAAAACCCTCGAACGCGCTGCTCGTCCCAAGATCGGGAGCAGCGAGGAACTTACTCAAGCCGCTTGA
- a CDS encoding IS110 family transposase, with amino-acid sequence MFDTEDVGVFLGLDVGKSAHHGHGLTPAGKKVFDKQLPNSEPKLRAVFDKLAAKFGTMLVIVDQPASIGALPLAVARDAGCQVAYLPGLAMRRIADLYPGEAKTDAKDAAVIADAARTLPHALRSLHLTDEITAELTVLVGFDQDLAAEATRTSNRIRGLLTQFHPSLERVLGPRLDHQAVTWLLERHGSPAALRKAGRRRLLELIRPKAPRMAARLIDEVFDALDEQTVVVPGTGTLDIVVPSLARSLAAVQEQRRALEAQINTLLEAHPLSPVLTSMPGIGVRTAAVLLTTVGDGTNFPTAAHLASYAGLAPTTKSSGTSIHGEHAPRGGNRQLKRAMFLSAFACMNADPASRAYYDKQRARGKTHTQALLRLARQRISVLFAMLRDGTFYESRTPTLTLAT; translated from the coding sequence ATGTTCGATACCGAAGACGTGGGCGTGTTCCTCGGCCTGGACGTCGGCAAGAGTGCCCATCACGGACACGGACTGACTCCGGCCGGGAAGAAGGTCTTCGACAAGCAGCTGCCCAACAGCGAGCCGAAGCTGCGGGCCGTCTTCGACAAGCTGGCCGCGAAGTTCGGCACGATGCTGGTGATCGTGGACCAGCCCGCCTCCATCGGAGCCCTGCCCCTGGCCGTCGCCCGGGACGCGGGCTGCCAGGTCGCCTACCTGCCCGGCCTGGCGATGCGCCGGATCGCCGACCTGTATCCGGGCGAGGCGAAGACCGACGCCAAGGACGCCGCGGTCATCGCGGACGCCGCCCGCACCCTGCCCCACGCCCTGCGCTCGCTGCACCTCACCGACGAGATCACCGCCGAACTGACCGTCCTGGTCGGCTTCGACCAGGACCTCGCCGCCGAGGCCACCCGCACCAGCAACCGGATACGCGGCCTGCTCACCCAGTTCCACCCCAGCCTCGAACGCGTCCTGGGGCCGCGTCTGGACCACCAGGCCGTCACGTGGCTGCTGGAGCGCCACGGCTCCCCGGCCGCCCTGAGGAAAGCGGGCCGCCGCAGACTCCTCGAGCTCATCCGGCCCAAGGCGCCGCGCATGGCCGCCCGGCTGATCGACGAGGTCTTCGACGCCCTGGACGAGCAGACCGTGGTCGTGCCCGGGACCGGCACCCTCGACATCGTCGTGCCCTCCCTGGCCCGCTCGCTCGCGGCCGTCCAGGAACAGCGACGGGCCCTGGAAGCCCAGATCAACACCCTGCTGGAGGCTCACCCTCTTTCCCCGGTCCTGACCTCGATGCCCGGCATCGGAGTCAGGACCGCCGCAGTCCTGCTGACCACCGTCGGCGACGGCACCAACTTCCCCACCGCCGCCCACCTCGCCTCCTACGCCGGCCTCGCCCCCACCACGAAATCCTCCGGCACATCGATCCACGGCGAACACGCACCACGAGGCGGAAACCGGCAGCTCAAACGCGCCATGTTCCTCTCCGCCTTCGCCTGCATGAACGCCGATCCCGCCTCCCGCGCCTACTACGACAAACAACGCGCCCGCGGCAAAACCCACACCCAAGCCCTTCTCCGCCTCGCCCGCCAACGCATCAGCGTCCTGTTCGCCATGCTCCGCGACGGCACCTTCTACGAGTCCCGAACCCCCACCCTCACCCTCGCCACATGA
- a CDS encoding glycosyltransferase, whose amino-acid sequence MHSTPPDNPALRVLVATWGTAGDIAPYTGIAVALKAAGHRVTVVTSNRYAKNFTDHGIAVRAIHIDHFEERARQAKPWRERVHNGQAISTEAGSVMLGTAAEGQDILLTHPLLHPMAAVIAEALRLPCIGIYTVSHAMMVPRLMAALPWRRHSVADLTVRLLMSPMYAPALSCLRRTLGMRMQQIQDLAGSLRNQPVRYGISDALLPPSFTLPAGQSTTGHWPPARPPGWSPDQRLQVFLDSGPAPVYFGFGRMEEVNGEHLVRAIVHSAKKLRVRAVVQAGWAGIHAETDDVLTIAECPHDWLFPRMRAAVHHAGPGTTHASLAAATPTLPVPVGRDQPFWASRLTALGLAPTSLPIRQVTTANLTHALRQTLLDERYGHNTRRMQGRLRQQDGLSRLVQDIPTLAR is encoded by the coding sequence GTGCACTCGACACCCCCTGACAACCCGGCCCTGCGGGTGCTGGTGGCCACCTGGGGCACCGCGGGCGACATCGCCCCGTACACCGGAATCGCCGTCGCGCTCAAGGCCGCCGGCCACCGCGTCACCGTCGTCACCTCCAACCGGTACGCCAAAAACTTCACCGACCACGGCATCGCCGTACGCGCCATCCATATCGACCACTTCGAGGAACGGGCACGCCAGGCCAAACCATGGCGCGAACGAGTCCACAATGGGCAGGCCATCAGTACCGAGGCCGGCTCCGTCATGCTCGGCACCGCGGCGGAGGGTCAGGACATCCTCCTCACCCACCCCCTGCTGCACCCCATGGCCGCCGTCATCGCCGAAGCCCTGCGCCTTCCCTGCATCGGCATCTACACCGTCAGCCACGCCATGATGGTTCCCCGTCTGATGGCCGCACTGCCGTGGAGGCGGCACAGCGTCGCCGACCTCACTGTCAGACTGCTCATGAGCCCGATGTACGCCCCGGCCCTGTCATGCCTGCGCCGCACCCTCGGCATGCGCATGCAACAGATCCAAGACCTGGCGGGCTCACTGCGAAACCAGCCGGTCCGCTACGGCATCAGCGACGCCCTGCTGCCCCCGAGCTTCACTCTGCCTGCGGGCCAGAGCACCACCGGCCACTGGCCACCGGCCCGGCCGCCCGGCTGGTCGCCCGACCAACGCCTGCAGGTCTTCCTCGACAGCGGGCCCGCCCCGGTCTACTTCGGCTTCGGCAGGATGGAAGAGGTGAACGGTGAACACCTCGTACGCGCCATCGTCCACAGCGCGAAGAAACTGAGGGTCCGCGCTGTCGTCCAAGCCGGCTGGGCCGGGATCCACGCCGAAACCGACGACGTCCTCACCATCGCGGAATGCCCCCACGACTGGCTCTTCCCCCGTATGCGCGCCGCTGTCCATCACGCCGGACCCGGAACGACTCACGCATCCCTGGCCGCAGCAACACCCACCCTCCCCGTCCCGGTCGGCCGGGACCAGCCCTTCTGGGCCTCCCGACTCACCGCACTGGGCCTGGCCCCCACCTCCCTGCCCATCCGCCAGGTCACCACCGCCAATCTCACACACGCCCTCCGCCAGACCCTCCTGGACGAGCGATACGGCCACAACACCCGGCGCATGCAAGGCCGGCTACGACAGCAGGACGGCCTGTCCCGCCTCGTACAGGACATCCCCACGCTGGCACGATGA
- a CDS encoding alpha/beta fold hydrolase yields the protein MQHHSPSAAPLLILSGGLQTRHSWGRLERHLAPLHPLLIPDLPPARSPGTLPGTQSLSWDDLTDAALHAADHLGIKHFAVLGVSSGFPIAYRLAQQHPDRISDLMLFGAAPRPGPRLTALIHEGLRRETDSEPPDRDRGRATGAVPGAGSAPDPRSHREVAERLVSVLTNPQAGRHCLMIRAAARVMLTQLTASPQDPLVRYIADRGHLLLTTPLPPGGVRSVRALVGVGEHDTVTPVEDNRAVAATIDDATFIVMKNADHLLHMERDADFADVITRFLHHRPLTTPDTVTTPSNTPPTRS from the coding sequence ATGCAGCACCATTCACCGTCGGCGGCACCCCTGCTGATCCTCAGCGGCGGACTGCAGACCCGGCACTCCTGGGGACGCCTGGAACGCCACCTCGCGCCCCTCCATCCCCTCCTGATCCCCGACCTGCCCCCCGCCCGCAGTCCCGGCACACTGCCCGGCACCCAATCCCTCAGCTGGGACGACCTCACCGACGCCGCGCTCCACGCAGCCGACCACCTGGGTATCAAGCACTTCGCCGTCCTCGGCGTCTCCTCCGGCTTCCCCATCGCCTACCGCCTGGCACAGCAACACCCTGATCGCATCAGCGACCTGATGCTCTTCGGCGCCGCCCCGCGCCCAGGGCCCCGCCTGACCGCACTCATCCACGAAGGGCTGCGCCGCGAAACCGATTCCGAGCCGCCCGACCGCGACCGCGGCCGGGCAACGGGAGCAGTACCCGGCGCTGGAAGCGCCCCAGATCCCAGGTCTCACCGGGAGGTTGCCGAACGACTCGTCAGCGTCCTGACCAACCCCCAGGCAGGCCGACACTGCCTCATGATCCGCGCCGCCGCCCGCGTGATGCTCACCCAGCTGACCGCCTCCCCCCAGGATCCCCTTGTCCGCTACATCGCCGACCGCGGGCACCTCCTCCTCACCACTCCGCTGCCGCCCGGCGGCGTCAGGTCCGTCCGCGCACTCGTCGGCGTCGGAGAACACGACACCGTCACACCCGTCGAGGACAACCGTGCCGTCGCCGCCACCATCGACGACGCCACGTTCATCGTCATGAAGAACGCCGACCACCTCCTGCACATGGAACGCGACGCCGACTTCGCCGACGTCATCACCCGCTTCCTGCACCATCGGCCCCTCACCACGCCCGACACCGTCACCACACCCTCAAACACACCACCCACCCGGTCGTGA
- a CDS encoding acyl carrier protein, whose translation MLTTVIDILTRNAGLPPEPVTPDATLVGAGVDSMAIAVLAMILEEDHGLAVTETDLSGVRTIADLADFIETHQTATA comes from the coding sequence ATGCTCACCACCGTCATCGACATCCTGACCCGCAACGCCGGTCTGCCTCCGGAACCTGTGACCCCCGACGCCACGCTCGTCGGCGCAGGAGTCGACTCCATGGCCATCGCCGTCCTGGCGATGATCCTGGAGGAAGACCACGGCCTGGCCGTCACCGAGACCGACCTCTCCGGCGTCCGAACCATTGCCGACCTCGCGGACTTCATCGAAACGCATCAAACGGCCACCGCATGA
- a CDS encoding 3-oxoacyl-ACP synthase III family protein, with translation MAQTVLCGLGGWLPPTVVDNEQMMAPATAAFVRRRIGVASRHRVTPGSATVHLATQAGRRALLSGGMSEVDALIVATTTPDRLCPAGAPEVASELGMTGIPAFDINAGCSGFLYACELARGLIAAASARSVLVVAAETASAMVNPNDPDTAPIFGDGAGAVVLRAARPAEAPTFGPGVWGSDGTRADIIAIHAGGARRRTPDVTGDELFLHLRGSEVLRHAVRRMSDAVRQAVNAAGWTLDEVDVLLAHQANAAITHAVAAALSFPAARMPSNIETVGNTAAASIPLLLSHAACKGTLKPGQRAVLVAFGSGLSWAATTCVWPENLDPRT, from the coding sequence GTGGCTCAGACGGTTCTGTGCGGTCTGGGAGGCTGGCTGCCTCCGACCGTGGTGGACAACGAGCAGATGATGGCCCCCGCCACCGCCGCCTTCGTCAGGCGCCGCATCGGCGTCGCCAGTCGTCACCGGGTCACGCCGGGCAGCGCGACCGTCCACCTCGCCACGCAGGCAGGGCGACGCGCCCTGCTCAGCGGCGGCATGTCAGAGGTGGACGCGCTCATCGTGGCGACAACGACACCCGACCGCCTCTGCCCTGCCGGAGCCCCCGAGGTCGCCAGCGAACTCGGCATGACCGGGATCCCCGCGTTCGACATCAACGCCGGCTGTTCCGGCTTCCTGTACGCCTGCGAACTCGCCCGTGGTCTGATCGCCGCCGCGAGCGCCCGGAGCGTCCTGGTCGTCGCTGCCGAGACGGCCTCCGCAATGGTCAACCCCAATGATCCCGACACCGCCCCCATCTTCGGCGACGGCGCCGGCGCCGTCGTTCTGCGCGCGGCCCGGCCCGCGGAGGCACCGACGTTCGGACCGGGGGTGTGGGGCAGCGACGGCACCCGAGCCGACATCATCGCCATCCACGCGGGCGGTGCCCGCCGGCGCACCCCCGACGTCACAGGCGATGAACTCTTCCTGCACCTGCGCGGCAGCGAGGTACTGCGTCACGCCGTACGCCGCATGAGCGACGCGGTACGCCAAGCGGTCAACGCCGCAGGCTGGACCCTCGACGAAGTCGACGTGCTTCTCGCCCACCAGGCGAACGCGGCGATCACCCACGCCGTCGCCGCGGCCCTCTCCTTCCCCGCCGCACGGATGCCCTCCAACATCGAGACGGTCGGGAACACCGCAGCCGCCTCCATCCCACTGCTGCTCTCCCACGCCGCCTGCAAAGGAACGCTCAAGCCGGGACAACGCGCGGTCCTGGTGGCCTTCGGCAGCGGCCTCTCCTGGGCCGCGACCACCTGTGTCTGGCCGGAAAATCTCGACCCACGCACCTGA
- a CDS encoding alpha/beta fold hydrolase, with amino-acid sequence MSEVIARTLRFDGLSLSYQLVRSPSPSIEPVLVIGGVLQGMHGWSIMEQHVLPWADLISVDLPGAGDSTPLRPQQSMEVMCRAVEVILDDLGVNRVNFLGYSFGSAIAYRCAQRRPERVARLVLGGVPVHISDRLVALWTRAAQSMNAGDPQGMVDILMKMFLCPAGRARVHNGDIVRRLVRRITLRALTENPYGFVTMERSVLENLDPVGGLEGVPTLVFCGEHDTISSPAEQRDFASAIGDSRFAAIGEADHWVFLERREAATDLVMRFFTGRSVAGLPYLVGQDRDSRAAHDATDVAVG; translated from the coding sequence ATGAGTGAAGTGATCGCACGTACGCTGCGATTCGACGGGTTGTCCCTGTCCTACCAGCTGGTGCGTAGCCCGAGCCCGTCGATCGAGCCGGTTCTGGTCATCGGGGGCGTGCTGCAGGGCATGCACGGCTGGTCGATCATGGAGCAGCATGTGCTTCCCTGGGCCGACCTGATCTCCGTTGATCTGCCCGGTGCGGGGGACTCGACACCCTTGCGGCCCCAGCAGAGCATGGAGGTGATGTGCCGCGCCGTTGAGGTGATCCTCGACGATCTCGGTGTCAACCGCGTCAACTTCCTCGGCTATTCCTTCGGTTCCGCGATCGCCTACCGCTGTGCGCAGCGGCGGCCCGAGCGTGTGGCCCGGCTGGTGCTGGGTGGGGTCCCGGTGCACATCAGCGACCGACTCGTGGCCTTGTGGACGCGCGCGGCGCAGAGCATGAATGCGGGAGATCCCCAGGGCATGGTGGACATCCTCATGAAGATGTTCCTGTGCCCTGCGGGCCGGGCACGCGTGCACAACGGCGACATCGTCCGCAGGCTGGTACGACGCATCACCTTGCGTGCGTTGACCGAGAATCCGTACGGCTTCGTCACTATGGAACGGTCGGTACTGGAGAACCTCGACCCCGTGGGCGGATTGGAGGGTGTGCCCACGCTCGTGTTCTGCGGCGAGCACGACACCATCAGCTCGCCGGCCGAGCAGCGGGACTTCGCCTCCGCCATCGGGGACAGCCGATTCGCCGCCATCGGCGAAGCTGATCACTGGGTGTTCCTCGAACGGAGGGAGGCCGCCACGGATTTGGTGATGCGGTTCTTCACCGGCCGGTCAGTGGCCGGTCTGCCCTACCTCGTCGGCCAGGACCGCGACAGCCGCGCGGCACACGACGCCACCGACGTGGCGGTCGGTTGA
- a CDS encoding acyl carrier protein yields MDARSQEPLVFVTDFLARTFSLPAQRLAPEATFSSLDLDSIAQVELFVTLSDHFGIQLDDSQAHGELTLQQTADLVRTGLADVDRGSRLAQG; encoded by the coding sequence ATGGACGCACGCAGCCAGGAGCCCTTGGTCTTCGTCACCGACTTCCTCGCGCGGACCTTCAGTCTGCCGGCGCAGAGGCTGGCCCCTGAGGCGACGTTTTCCAGCCTTGACCTCGACTCGATCGCTCAGGTGGAGCTGTTCGTCACCTTGTCGGACCACTTCGGCATCCAGCTGGACGACTCTCAGGCGCACGGGGAACTCACGCTGCAGCAGACGGCCGACCTGGTTCGAACCGGACTGGCCGACGTGGACCGGGGCAGTCGGCTCGCGCAGGGCTGA
- a CDS encoding beta-ketoacyl-ACP synthase III: MFDHSVAAVVAGVGCCLPTRVVQNTDEPIALLDTTDEWIRSRTGIERRRWAGLGESTGDLAVEAGRRALESAGVNGVDLVVLSTTTPDHRSPATAPWVAAQLGLGSLPAFDIAAACSGFVYAVAAGDAWIRSGTAQRVLVIGAETLSTITDMSDRGTAVVFADGAGAAVLRQGTREEAGAVLAVRLGSDGTQKDLAVIAAGGARWPDPQQVAEPGERCLRMQGPQMFGHAVRRMTEVSRGVLKEVGWQVEDVEAFIGHQANQRILDKVADLVGVPAGRCLGNIRSVGNTSSASIPLVMDEAVREKAVAPGARTLLTAFGGGAVWGAVALTWPDIQPSP, from the coding sequence ATGTTTGATCATTCCGTCGCCGCCGTAGTGGCGGGGGTTGGTTGTTGCCTTCCGACTCGGGTGGTGCAGAACACGGATGAGCCGATCGCACTGCTCGACACGACCGACGAGTGGATCCGGTCGCGGACGGGAATCGAGAGGCGGCGGTGGGCCGGGCTGGGAGAGAGCACGGGTGATCTGGCCGTGGAAGCGGGCCGGCGGGCTCTTGAAAGTGCGGGTGTCAACGGCGTGGACCTGGTGGTGCTCTCGACGACGACTCCAGACCATCGGTCTCCGGCCACGGCTCCCTGGGTTGCCGCGCAGCTGGGCCTTGGCTCGCTCCCGGCGTTCGACATCGCGGCTGCCTGTTCGGGTTTCGTGTACGCGGTCGCTGCCGGTGACGCGTGGATCAGGTCCGGGACGGCACAGCGGGTTCTGGTGATCGGTGCGGAGACGCTGTCCACGATCACCGACATGTCCGACCGCGGTACCGCTGTCGTGTTCGCCGACGGTGCGGGGGCGGCGGTGTTGCGGCAAGGCACACGCGAGGAGGCTGGCGCGGTGTTGGCCGTCCGGCTCGGTAGTGACGGCACGCAGAAGGATCTGGCGGTGATCGCTGCGGGCGGCGCGCGGTGGCCGGATCCGCAGCAGGTTGCGGAGCCCGGGGAGCGGTGCTTGCGGATGCAGGGGCCTCAGATGTTCGGCCACGCGGTGCGCCGGATGACGGAGGTTTCCCGTGGGGTGCTGAAGGAAGTCGGTTGGCAGGTCGAGGATGTCGAGGCGTTCATCGGCCATCAGGCCAACCAGCGCATCCTCGACAAGGTGGCGGACCTCGTGGGCGTACCTGCCGGGCGTTGTTTGGGCAACATTCGCAGTGTCGGGAACACTTCGTCGGCCTCCATCCCGCTCGTCATGGACGAGGCGGTACGGGAGAAAGCCGTGGCTCCCGGGGCCCGAACGCTTCTGACGGCGTTCGGGGGCGGGGCGGTGTGGGGAGCCGTCGCCTTGACCTGGCCCGATATTCAGCCCTCCCCCTGA
- a CDS encoding lamin tail domain-containing protein, with protein sequence MGATVLAAGAIVSAAALPATAADRGHDRQPRVEISRVQADSPGRDDRSNRSLNGEWVEIRNTTRQAVNFRGWTLRDSDGNRYRFNNVRIGGRATIRIHTGSGRDIRTDLFQGKRDHVWGNRADTATLRDDRNRTVDTESWGRRR encoded by the coding sequence ATGGGTGCCACTGTCCTGGCCGCGGGTGCGATCGTGTCCGCCGCGGCACTCCCGGCCACCGCGGCGGACCGGGGTCATGACCGGCAGCCGCGGGTGGAGATTTCCCGGGTTCAGGCCGACAGCCCCGGGCGTGACGATCGCTCCAACCGTTCTTTGAACGGCGAGTGGGTCGAGATCCGCAACACGACCCGCCAGGCCGTGAACTTCCGCGGCTGGACGCTGCGTGACTCCGACGGCAACCGTTACCGCTTCAACAACGTCCGTATCGGCGGCCGTGCCACCATCCGCATCCACACCGGATCCGGCCGCGACATCCGCACCGACCTCTTCCAGGGCAAGCGTGACCACGTCTGGGGCAACCGCGCCGACACCGCCACCCTGCGCGACGACCGCAACCGCACCGTCGACACCGAGTCCTGGGGCCGCCGCCGCTAA